One genomic segment of Candidatus Berkiella aquae includes these proteins:
- a CDS encoding MFS transporter → MKSRLPHRFFPIFFILYEFACNLSNDLYLPAMPEIAATFSTEVSAIGLTIAAWLAGNASFQWLLGPLSDRFGRRTVLFSGGILFLMATFFCAIASNLGFMLIARFAQGIGVCSMMIAGYASIHESYSDRDAVKILAWITSISIIAPMVGPLLGGLLLQWTNWRWLFGTLLLVAIIALAGLWVVMPFSQHDAAALNPKRMFHDYRQLLQNKLFLLRCGTLGLIYTSLIIWITASPEILIEQYHLSTVQFGLSQCPVFGCYIIGAQLGQKLIDRYDGQILIRRGIQISILGAFGLLVTVIGFSSLVWGIIGAMSILVLGAGLTCAPLNRACFQSSTLNKGITSAMFYTILMVTGTMGSLLVSLSFMANTLNLMSLLVSFAIGIAWFFFRKSNA, encoded by the coding sequence ATGAAATCGCGATTACCACATCGATTCTTCCCTATTTTCTTTATTTTATATGAATTTGCCTGCAATCTTTCTAACGATCTCTATTTACCTGCCATGCCTGAAATCGCTGCAACCTTTTCAACCGAGGTTAGCGCGATTGGTTTAACGATTGCTGCTTGGCTAGCCGGAAATGCCTCCTTTCAATGGCTATTGGGGCCATTATCCGATCGCTTTGGTAGACGAACTGTGCTGTTTTCAGGCGGAATATTATTTTTAATGGCCACTTTCTTTTGTGCGATAGCATCGAATCTCGGTTTCATGTTAATTGCACGTTTTGCACAAGGGATTGGGGTTTGCAGCATGATGATTGCAGGTTATGCGAGTATTCATGAATCTTATTCCGATCGCGATGCGGTAAAAATACTCGCTTGGATCACCAGTATTTCCATTATTGCACCCATGGTGGGGCCGTTATTGGGCGGTTTATTGTTACAATGGACAAATTGGCGATGGCTGTTTGGCACCTTGCTTTTGGTGGCAATCATTGCCTTGGCCGGTTTATGGGTTGTGATGCCTTTTTCGCAACACGATGCGGCGGCCTTAAATCCTAAAAGAATGTTTCACGATTATCGGCAACTATTGCAGAATAAGCTTTTTTTATTGCGTTGTGGAACATTAGGACTCATCTATACCTCATTGATTATTTGGATCACTGCATCGCCTGAGATATTAATAGAGCAATACCATTTGTCGACGGTACAATTTGGTTTAAGCCAATGCCCCGTTTTTGGTTGCTATATTATTGGAGCGCAATTAGGGCAAAAGCTTATCGATCGTTATGATGGGCAAATATTAATCCGGCGTGGGATTCAAATCAGTATCTTAGGAGCATTCGGTTTACTCGTCACTGTCATTGGATTTTCATCCTTAGTTTGGGGGATTATTGGTGCAATGAGTATCCTGGTATTGGGGGCAGGCTTGACTTGTGCACCTTTAAATAGAGCTTGTTTTCAAAGTTCTACCTTGAATAAAGGTATTACCTCAGCGATGTTTTATACCATTTTGATGGTGACAGGAACGATGGGAAGCTTGTTAGTCAGCCTTAGTTTCATGGCGAATACATTAAATCTAATGAGCTTGTTAGTGAGTTTCGCAATTGGGATAGCATGGTTCTTTTTTAGAAAGAGCAATGCTTAA
- a CDS encoding AsmA family protein, which translates to MGHLLSVLQFLFKFCFYTFLVILVLFAITVIMLFNFDVNKHKLTIEETFKNQTGLKLQLNGAIQTDLFPTPTAHFSKVTIINESNNTVMSLFVNDVQVDLDLYSMFTDVVKINYFSAKGVKIKIQENKNSKLEFNIDSFSGQILSSYREIVMPSFSLKANNNEVTGDFKLMLLSHIPIVNGNFNSRQFNLNIKDDKELSTLKLFNSDIIALDWINDLNGQINWHFNNLFIGNLSIEDSDVQISFKDKKFELIPRGKIAGGDLTGKIFIQKRENNLQVNSEFSLKNSIASGFFQLFWKNAALLNGKLDITFQGKSTGDSLAAWMAHLSGRSVISIKNMQIQDREIDARYIDVFAALWKSLNPSKTGTSLECVAMLLNATDGQVTAKETIAMQTTDIYALGGGSLDLKNETVDLTFDFYPRSQMNIEIGSMDQVIHVKGSLSQPELVKSPKGVIKEGGTIVLGIATGGISILAEKMLKIVSQKSSPCQQVLAEAYEETND; encoded by the coding sequence ATGGGACATTTACTTAGCGTACTGCAGTTTTTGTTTAAATTTTGTTTTTATACTTTCTTAGTAATTTTAGTTTTGTTCGCAATTACTGTGATAATGCTATTTAATTTTGATGTCAACAAACACAAGCTAACGATTGAAGAAACCTTTAAAAATCAAACAGGACTTAAACTTCAGTTAAACGGGGCAATTCAAACAGACCTTTTCCCAACACCTACGGCACATTTTAGTAAAGTAACAATCATCAATGAATCGAACAATACGGTGATGTCATTGTTTGTAAATGATGTGCAAGTCGATCTTGATTTATATTCTATGTTTACTGACGTCGTTAAAATTAATTATTTTAGTGCCAAAGGGGTGAAAATTAAAATTCAAGAAAATAAAAATTCTAAACTTGAATTTAATATTGATTCATTCTCGGGGCAAATATTATCATCCTATCGTGAAATTGTTATGCCCTCATTCTCGCTTAAAGCAAATAATAATGAAGTGACAGGCGATTTTAAACTGATGCTGTTATCGCATATCCCTATTGTGAATGGTAATTTTAATTCTAGGCAGTTTAATTTAAACATTAAAGATGATAAAGAATTATCAACTTTGAAATTGTTTAATAGCGACATCATTGCTTTGGATTGGATTAATGATTTAAATGGACAAATTAATTGGCATTTTAATAATCTCTTTATCGGAAATTTAAGTATTGAAGATAGTGATGTACAAATTTCTTTCAAAGATAAAAAGTTTGAACTGATCCCTCGGGGCAAAATTGCTGGGGGTGATCTTACCGGTAAAATATTCATTCAAAAGCGAGAGAACAATTTACAAGTCAATAGCGAATTTAGCTTAAAAAACAGCATTGCAAGTGGTTTTTTTCAGCTCTTTTGGAAAAATGCAGCTTTGCTCAATGGAAAATTAGATATAACCTTCCAAGGAAAAAGTACGGGAGATAGTTTAGCAGCTTGGATGGCACATCTCTCAGGTCGAAGCGTTATCAGTATTAAAAACATGCAAATTCAAGATAGAGAAATTGATGCTCGTTATATCGATGTTTTTGCAGCGCTTTGGAAGTCTTTGAACCCCTCAAAAACAGGCACCTCATTAGAGTGTGTAGCGATGTTATTAAATGCAACCGATGGACAAGTCACCGCCAAAGAGACCATTGCGATGCAAACAACCGATATCTATGCTTTAGGTGGTGGATCACTTGATTTAAAAAATGAAACGGTTGATTTAACTTTTGATTTTTATCCGCGCAGCCAAATGAATATCGAGATAGGCTCGATGGATCAAGTCATACATGTTAAAGGGAGCTTGTCTCAACCTGAATTAGTGAAAAGTCCTAAAGGTGTTATTAAAGAGGGTGGTACTATTGTTTTAGGCATTGCTACCGGTGGTATCAGTATTTTAGCGGAAAAAATGCTAAAAATAGTCAGTCAAAAGAGCTCGCCTTGTCAGCAAGTTTTGGCCGAAGCTTATGAAGAGACAAATGATTGA
- a CDS encoding tetratricopeptide repeat protein: MKGKRLGLPLSTLICLTGLVGCNTDYEKQSQTAADSLVEVKGSHLLCRDLIQTVGAESALEICTKEAQSGDPNAQIALANLYLDGTLAKEDWQQAMPWFLLAAEQGHPEAQMQVAHSLQLGRGIAKSDEQAFFWLQQAAKGNDPQAQVALAQCYLQGKGVPKDTALAIQWLVDCAKKGNNDAIYQLAQIYLEPANQNINEAQSLLHLAAQNGHALAMFTLAKLYHEGNLIEKDDSKALYWYAQANAKDHPQAEYELAMLLLKGTWQVNENPISMLHKSAEQNYAPAQLALAKLYQQGQKVGKDENAAFNWYLAAAKEADPEAYYQIGLCFVHGQLKQPKNIELGIDYLKKSAELGWIPAQYTLASLYLDGHAVLDDRQQAMDYLIQAANNGWIDAQLKLAQALIQFSLPQYDKAAFHWVQKASKYQHADALFQLASCYHEGIGTPVDYQQALTIYQGLASRDHFLAQCKLGQMYFEGQGVEKNPDEAKKWLLQAANHRIAEASDWLKLYFNETDETLTQLNTENEINEWLYSESGTPQSQFEHGMNYLYARQGKEQNIPAGISLIQEAAEKEYLPAQRELAIIYEQGLFGLQKAANYALTWYLRAANSGDEYSQYRAANMYYTGQGAAKNAVQAYAFADMAAAKGFKEAVILRDELATQLNENEMAVADMLARTQKPENL; this comes from the coding sequence ATGAAAGGGAAAAGACTAGGGTTACCGCTATCGACACTGATCTGTCTTACCGGGCTTGTAGGTTGTAATACTGACTATGAAAAGCAATCGCAAACAGCAGCGGATTCACTGGTTGAAGTCAAAGGAAGTCACTTACTTTGTCGCGATTTGATTCAAACCGTTGGCGCAGAATCTGCGTTAGAAATTTGTACCAAAGAAGCGCAATCGGGCGATCCGAATGCGCAAATCGCACTTGCAAATTTGTATCTTGATGGGACGCTTGCCAAAGAAGATTGGCAGCAAGCAATGCCATGGTTTCTCTTAGCCGCAGAACAAGGGCATCCAGAAGCACAAATGCAAGTAGCGCACAGTTTACAGCTGGGTCGTGGCATTGCAAAAAGCGATGAACAGGCTTTCTTCTGGTTACAACAAGCTGCCAAGGGTAATGATCCACAAGCACAGGTAGCTCTAGCTCAATGTTATCTTCAGGGCAAAGGTGTTCCTAAAGATACGGCGCTTGCCATTCAATGGCTAGTTGATTGCGCGAAGAAAGGCAATAATGACGCCATCTATCAATTAGCTCAAATTTACCTAGAGCCCGCTAACCAAAATATCAATGAAGCCCAAAGTCTATTGCATCTTGCTGCACAAAATGGTCATGCATTAGCAATGTTCACGTTGGCAAAGCTTTATCATGAGGGCAATCTCATTGAAAAAGATGATAGCAAAGCACTTTACTGGTATGCCCAGGCCAATGCGAAAGATCATCCTCAAGCGGAATATGAATTAGCGATGTTGCTTTTAAAAGGCACATGGCAAGTGAATGAAAATCCTATTAGCATGCTGCACAAATCCGCTGAGCAAAACTATGCACCCGCACAATTAGCCTTAGCTAAATTGTATCAACAAGGACAAAAAGTAGGTAAAGATGAAAATGCTGCTTTTAATTGGTATTTAGCTGCAGCAAAGGAAGCCGATCCCGAAGCTTATTATCAAATTGGTTTATGCTTCGTTCATGGACAATTAAAGCAACCCAAAAATATTGAACTCGGTATTGATTATTTGAAAAAATCGGCGGAACTAGGTTGGATCCCCGCACAATACACTTTAGCTAGTTTATATTTAGATGGTCATGCAGTATTAGATGATCGCCAACAAGCGATGGATTATTTAATTCAGGCTGCCAATAACGGTTGGATTGATGCCCAGTTAAAATTAGCACAAGCTTTGATTCAATTCTCATTACCACAGTATGATAAAGCGGCTTTTCATTGGGTTCAAAAAGCCTCTAAATATCAACACGCCGATGCTTTATTTCAATTGGCTAGTTGTTACCATGAAGGAATTGGTACTCCCGTCGATTATCAACAAGCATTAACTATTTACCAAGGGTTGGCATCTCGCGATCATTTTCTTGCACAATGCAAATTAGGACAGATGTATTTTGAAGGGCAAGGTGTTGAAAAAAATCCTGACGAAGCAAAAAAATGGCTATTACAAGCCGCAAATCATCGTATTGCAGAAGCATCAGATTGGTTGAAACTCTATTTTAACGAAACAGATGAAACGTTAACCCAACTGAATACCGAGAATGAAATCAATGAATGGTTGTATAGTGAGAGTGGTACTCCTCAAAGTCAATTTGAACATGGAATGAACTATCTCTATGCAAGACAAGGCAAGGAACAAAATATTCCAGCTGGGATAAGTCTTATTCAAGAAGCAGCAGAGAAAGAATATTTACCGGCCCAGCGTGAATTAGCCATTATCTATGAACAAGGGCTTTTTGGGTTACAAAAAGCAGCAAATTACGCTTTGACTTGGTATTTACGCGCTGCCAATAGTGGAGATGAATACTCTCAATATCGGGCAGCGAATATGTATTATACTGGTCAAGGGGCCGCAAAAAATGCAGTACAGGCTTATGCCTTCGCTGATATGGCTGCCGCCAAAGGCTTCAAAGAAGCGGTAATATTGCGCGATGAATTGGCTACTCAGCTAAATGAAAATGAAATGGCTGTCGCAGATATGCTTGCCAGGACACAAAAACCAGAAAACTTATAG
- a CDS encoding YheT family hydrolase, translating into MPQNILNKLQLLPFKALPLLNTGKRQTIAAAYLPDIPTLSDDVTHTVPLPDGDQIVLIENRPLVWPDNGRIVLLVHGLTGSARSKYLVRLAHKLTLEGFLVMRMNLRGCGLGHGLAKHLYHSGRSEDTRAVLGWLAANFPNSKVTQAGFSLGANITLKMAGEDGQHPSGNLDSVIAVSPPLDLEASVKLLIHKNNRLFNDFFVKGLLGDIQILHETFPELPKPSFPKLLNIYQFDDLYTAPRSGFVDAKDYYTRSSSKHFIDNITLPTFLLYAKDDPVISRRSFLKLPHKKDFDVLITSRGGHVGWLGYTGDFGNWRWMDKAVVNWIKWFDRQ; encoded by the coding sequence ATGCCTCAAAATATCCTTAATAAGCTACAATTATTGCCCTTTAAAGCACTGCCTTTACTCAATACGGGTAAACGCCAAACCATTGCAGCAGCGTATCTACCTGATATTCCCACACTCTCTGATGATGTCACGCATACCGTGCCATTACCAGACGGTGATCAAATCGTTCTCATTGAAAATCGCCCTCTCGTTTGGCCCGATAATGGTCGCATTGTTTTGTTGGTTCATGGGCTTACAGGCTCAGCCCGCTCAAAATATTTGGTGAGACTCGCCCATAAATTGACCCTCGAAGGATTTCTGGTCATGCGGATGAATCTACGAGGTTGTGGATTGGGGCATGGGCTCGCAAAACATCTTTATCACAGTGGGCGTAGTGAAGACACTCGTGCGGTGTTGGGCTGGTTAGCAGCCAACTTTCCCAACAGCAAAGTCACCCAAGCAGGCTTTTCACTGGGCGCCAATATTACCTTAAAAATGGCCGGTGAAGATGGCCAACATCCTAGCGGCAATCTCGATAGTGTTATTGCGGTTTCACCGCCTTTAGATCTTGAAGCTAGCGTTAAATTACTTATCCATAAAAATAATCGATTATTTAATGATTTTTTCGTCAAAGGTTTATTAGGGGATATTCAAATCTTACATGAAACCTTTCCAGAATTACCGAAACCTTCGTTTCCCAAATTATTAAATATTTATCAATTTGATGATCTGTATACCGCACCGCGCTCTGGTTTTGTCGATGCAAAAGATTATTACACGCGCTCAAGCTCTAAACATTTTATAGACAATATTACATTGCCCACTTTTTTACTCTATGCCAAAGATGATCCAGTTATCAGTCGACGCTCCTTTTTAAAATTACCGCATAAAAAAGATTTTGATGTGCTTATCACTTCTCGAGGAGGCCATGTCGGTTGGTTAGGCTATACCGGGGATTTTGGTAATTGGCGTTGGATGGATAAAGCGGTAGTGAATTGGATCAAATGGTTTGATAGGCAATGA
- a CDS encoding LuxR C-terminal-related transcriptional regulator, with translation MLKKKINLKTFLPMALAPNIDELCRPLKEQLNVKFFNYIYSEKNNTRFTLSNHEAWFQHYFEMKHYDDEIMNYFNKKPINYNNISLWDGCQSNHQSCKIYKTIQKELNIGYILFIFAFYKNHAESFGFGFDHNMEHAPQFIFNNLDILIRFSQYFKDAGQSAIQIAREQSYQVILEEKKEYSNPFIWGLDHSEKKKIFKDLKIERIYLKNEHADVFITLPEAEAVLLTIRGFTYVEIAKILNVSPKTIDYRMDKVRKKLNLKHRKDIINLFVKERYLELIELSI, from the coding sequence ATGCTTAAAAAAAAGATTAATTTAAAAACATTTTTGCCAATGGCACTGGCGCCAAACATCGATGAATTATGTCGTCCACTGAAAGAACAACTTAATGTAAAATTTTTCAATTATATTTACTCAGAAAAAAACAACACTCGATTTACTTTGAGTAATCATGAGGCATGGTTTCAACATTATTTTGAAATGAAACATTATGATGATGAAATTATGAATTATTTCAATAAAAAGCCTATCAATTATAATAATATCAGCCTATGGGATGGTTGTCAGAGTAATCACCAATCTTGCAAAATATATAAGACTATTCAAAAAGAGTTAAATATTGGGTATATCTTATTTATTTTTGCCTTTTATAAAAATCATGCAGAATCTTTTGGCTTTGGTTTTGATCATAACATGGAGCATGCTCCCCAATTTATTTTTAATAACTTAGATATTTTAATTCGATTTTCTCAGTATTTTAAAGATGCAGGGCAAAGTGCTATTCAAATTGCTCGTGAGCAAAGTTATCAAGTGATTTTAGAAGAGAAAAAAGAATATTCAAATCCTTTTATTTGGGGACTGGATCATTCTGAAAAGAAAAAAATATTTAAAGATCTTAAAATAGAAAGAATCTACCTTAAAAATGAACATGCCGATGTTTTTATTACCTTACCTGAAGCCGAGGCAGTGCTTTTGACAATACGAGGTTTTACCTATGTCGAAATCGCTAAAATATTAAATGTGTCTCCAAAAACCATTGATTACAGAATGGATAAAGTTCGCAAAAAACTAAATTTGAAGCATCGTAAAGATATTATTAATTTGTTTGTTAAAGAGCGGTATTTAGAGTTAATAGAGTTGTCGATTTGA